One Glycine soja cultivar W05 chromosome 2, ASM419377v2, whole genome shotgun sequence genomic region harbors:
- the LOC114385120 gene encoding dolichyl-phosphate beta-glucosyltransferase-like isoform X1, producing MDYICFFVTFTAIALLGFVSVVFFEAYKRRNNHQHIEVPAIFEDPSSLKQVPCPHIVDPATKYISLIIPAFNEEHRLPGALEETMNYLHQRTLKDSSFTYEVVIIDDGSADETKRVAFEFVRKYTVDKVRVILLGRNHGKGEAIRKGMMHSRGELLLMLDADGATKVTDLEKLENQIQAVAKREYHHGDSSDSDPRFRISDIPAAVFGSRAHLEEKALATRKWYRNFLMKGFHLVVLMAAGPGICDTQCGFKMFTRAAARKLFSNVRLKRWCFDVELVFLCKWFRISISEISVNWSEIPGSKVNLLSIPNMLWELVLMSVGYRTGMWRISNSA from the exons ATGGATTATATCTGTTTTTTTGTCACCTTCACTGCGATTGCGCTCTTAGGGTTTGTCTCTGTAGTGTTTTTTGAAGCatataaaagaagaaacaacCATCA gCATATTGAAGTTCCGGCTATTTTTGAGGATCCTAGCTCGTTGAAACAG GTTCCTTGCCCACATATTGTTGATCCAGCCACAAAGTATATTTCTTTGATTATCCCTGCATTCAATGAGGAGCATAGGCTTCCAGGAGCTCTTGAGGAAACTATGAA TTATCTTCATCAACGTACTTTAAAGGATTCTTCATTTACATATGAG GTTGTAATTATTGATGATGGAAGTGCTGATGAGACAAAAAGAGTAGCTTTTGAATTTGTGAGGAAATACACAGTAGACAAGGTAAGGGTCATCCTTCTAGGAAGAAATCACGGCAAAGGAGAAGCAATCAGAAAA GGAATGATGCATTCACGTGGTGAACTACTTCTTATGCTTGATGCTGATGGAGCAACTAAGGTCACTGACCTAGAAAAGCTTGAAAATCAG ATTCAAGCTGTTGCCAAAAGGGAATATCACCATGGAGATTCAAGCGATAGTGATCCCAGATTTAGAATATCTGATATCCCAGCTGCTGTATTTGGCTCAAGAGCTCATCTAGAGGAGAAAGCTTTAGCTACA AGGAAGTGGTACCGCAATTTTTTGATGAAGGGCTTCCATCTTGTGGTTCTCATGGCTGCTGGTCCTGGAATTTGTGATACACAG TGTGGTTTCAAGATGTTTACTAGGGCTGCAGCCAGGAAGCTTTTTTCAAATGTACGCCTAAAAAG GTGGTGCTTCGATGTTGAGTTAGTCTTTCTGTGCAAGTGGTTTAGGATCTCAATTTCAGAAATTTCTGTGAATTGGTCTGAGATTCCAGGATCCAAGGTGAATCTTCTGAGTATACCTAACATGCTTTGGGAGCTTGTGCTCATGTCTGTGGGGTACAGGACTGGTATGTGGAGAATTTCTAATTCTGCCTGA
- the LOC114385120 gene encoding dolichyl-phosphate beta-glucosyltransferase-like isoform X3 encodes MDYICFFVTFTAIALLGFVSVVFFEAYKRRNNHQHIEVPAIFEDPSSLKQVPCPHIVDPATKYISLIIPAFNEEHRLPGALEETMNYLHQRTLKDSSFTYEVVIIDDGSADETKRVAFEFVRKYTVDKVRVILLGRNHGKGEAIRKGMMHSRGELLLMLDADGATKVTDLEKLENQIQAVAKREYHHGDSSDSDPRFRISDIPAAVFGSRAHLEEKALATRKWYRNFLMKGFHLVVLMAAGPGICDTQGCSQEAFFKCTPKKVVLRC; translated from the exons ATGGATTATATCTGTTTTTTTGTCACCTTCACTGCGATTGCGCTCTTAGGGTTTGTCTCTGTAGTGTTTTTTGAAGCatataaaagaagaaacaacCATCA gCATATTGAAGTTCCGGCTATTTTTGAGGATCCTAGCTCGTTGAAACAG GTTCCTTGCCCACATATTGTTGATCCAGCCACAAAGTATATTTCTTTGATTATCCCTGCATTCAATGAGGAGCATAGGCTTCCAGGAGCTCTTGAGGAAACTATGAA TTATCTTCATCAACGTACTTTAAAGGATTCTTCATTTACATATGAG GTTGTAATTATTGATGATGGAAGTGCTGATGAGACAAAAAGAGTAGCTTTTGAATTTGTGAGGAAATACACAGTAGACAAGGTAAGGGTCATCCTTCTAGGAAGAAATCACGGCAAAGGAGAAGCAATCAGAAAA GGAATGATGCATTCACGTGGTGAACTACTTCTTATGCTTGATGCTGATGGAGCAACTAAGGTCACTGACCTAGAAAAGCTTGAAAATCAG ATTCAAGCTGTTGCCAAAAGGGAATATCACCATGGAGATTCAAGCGATAGTGATCCCAGATTTAGAATATCTGATATCCCAGCTGCTGTATTTGGCTCAAGAGCTCATCTAGAGGAGAAAGCTTTAGCTACA AGGAAGTGGTACCGCAATTTTTTGATGAAGGGCTTCCATCTTGTGGTTCTCATGGCTGCTGGTCCTGGAATTTGTGATACACAG GGCTGCAGCCAGGAAGCTTTTTTCAAATGTACGCCTAAAAAG GTGGTGCTTCGATGTTGA
- the LOC114385120 gene encoding dolichyl-phosphate beta-glucosyltransferase-like isoform X2: MDYICFFVTFTAIALLGFVSVVFFEAYKRRNNHQHIEVPAIFEDPSSLKQVPCPHIVDPATKYISLIIPAFNEEHRLPGALEETMNYLHQRTLKDSSFTYEVVIIDDGSADETKRVAFEFVRKYTVDKVRVILLGRNHGKGEAIRKGMMHSRGELLLMLDADGATKVTDLEKLENQIQAVAKREYHHGDSSDSDPRFRISDIPAAVFGSRAHLEEKALATRKWYRNFLMKGFHLVVLMAAGPGICDTQMFTRAAARKLFSNVRLKRWCFDVELVFLCKWFRISISEISVNWSEIPGSKVNLLSIPNMLWELVLMSVGYRTGMWRISNSA; this comes from the exons ATGGATTATATCTGTTTTTTTGTCACCTTCACTGCGATTGCGCTCTTAGGGTTTGTCTCTGTAGTGTTTTTTGAAGCatataaaagaagaaacaacCATCA gCATATTGAAGTTCCGGCTATTTTTGAGGATCCTAGCTCGTTGAAACAG GTTCCTTGCCCACATATTGTTGATCCAGCCACAAAGTATATTTCTTTGATTATCCCTGCATTCAATGAGGAGCATAGGCTTCCAGGAGCTCTTGAGGAAACTATGAA TTATCTTCATCAACGTACTTTAAAGGATTCTTCATTTACATATGAG GTTGTAATTATTGATGATGGAAGTGCTGATGAGACAAAAAGAGTAGCTTTTGAATTTGTGAGGAAATACACAGTAGACAAGGTAAGGGTCATCCTTCTAGGAAGAAATCACGGCAAAGGAGAAGCAATCAGAAAA GGAATGATGCATTCACGTGGTGAACTACTTCTTATGCTTGATGCTGATGGAGCAACTAAGGTCACTGACCTAGAAAAGCTTGAAAATCAG ATTCAAGCTGTTGCCAAAAGGGAATATCACCATGGAGATTCAAGCGATAGTGATCCCAGATTTAGAATATCTGATATCCCAGCTGCTGTATTTGGCTCAAGAGCTCATCTAGAGGAGAAAGCTTTAGCTACA AGGAAGTGGTACCGCAATTTTTTGATGAAGGGCTTCCATCTTGTGGTTCTCATGGCTGCTGGTCCTGGAATTTGTGATACACAG ATGTTTACTAGGGCTGCAGCCAGGAAGCTTTTTTCAAATGTACGCCTAAAAAG GTGGTGCTTCGATGTTGAGTTAGTCTTTCTGTGCAAGTGGTTTAGGATCTCAATTTCAGAAATTTCTGTGAATTGGTCTGAGATTCCAGGATCCAAGGTGAATCTTCTGAGTATACCTAACATGCTTTGGGAGCTTGTGCTCATGTCTGTGGGGTACAGGACTGGTATGTGGAGAATTTCTAATTCTGCCTGA
- the LOC114385138 gene encoding epsin-2-like isoform X1, whose protein sequence is MSSALIHEIKGQAFRFLKEKIKTARLVLTDVTPVQLMTEEVTNENPRPPDTRTRSIIARAAFEVDEYERIEILHHRLSKFDKGYWRASYNALTLLEHLLTHGPKRVPEEFQCDIHVIEEIGQFQYIDEKRFNWGLSVRKLSERILKLLKTRIFSQKKEQQYAIFLMQSKVLEVLIVTSQFFVNKFKKFF, encoded by the exons ATGAGTTCTGCTCTCATCCATGAAATCAAAGGGCAAGCATTTCGGTTCTTGAAGGAGAAGATTAAAACTGCAAGGCTAGTGCTCACGGATGTTACACCAGTACAATT AATGACAGAAGAAGTCACAAATGAGAATCCACGGCCACCAGATACGCGAACCAGGAGTATAATAGCACGAGCTGCCTTCGAAGTGGATGAATATGAGAGAATAGAGATTTTGCATCACAG GTTGTCGAAATTTGATAAAGGGTATTGGAGAGCCTCATACAATGCTCTTACTTTACTGGAACATCTTCTAACTCATGGACCTAAAAGAGTACCCGAGGAGTTTCAATGTGATATACATGTTATTGAAGAGATTGGACAATTTCAGTACATTGATGAAAAACG GTTCAACTGGGGTTTGAGTGTTAGAAAATTATCAGAAAGAATATTAAAGCTCTTAAAAACAAGGATTTTTTCACAGAAGAAAGAGCAACAGTACGCAATCTTTCTCATGCAATCAAAGGTTTTGGAAGTTTtaattgtaacatcccaatttttcgtaaataaatttaaaaagtttttttag
- the LOC114385138 gene encoding epsin-2-like isoform X2, with product MSSALIHEIKGQAFRFLKEKIKTARLVLTDVTPVQLMTEEVTNENPRPPDTRTRSIIARAAFEVDEYERIEILHHRLSKFDKGYWRASYNALTLLEHLLTHGPKRVPEEFQCDIHVIEEIGQFQYIDEKRFNWGLSVRKLSERILKLLKTRIFSQKKEQHPSNLSQ from the exons ATGAGTTCTGCTCTCATCCATGAAATCAAAGGGCAAGCATTTCGGTTCTTGAAGGAGAAGATTAAAACTGCAAGGCTAGTGCTCACGGATGTTACACCAGTACAATT AATGACAGAAGAAGTCACAAATGAGAATCCACGGCCACCAGATACGCGAACCAGGAGTATAATAGCACGAGCTGCCTTCGAAGTGGATGAATATGAGAGAATAGAGATTTTGCATCACAG GTTGTCGAAATTTGATAAAGGGTATTGGAGAGCCTCATACAATGCTCTTACTTTACTGGAACATCTTCTAACTCATGGACCTAAAAGAGTACCCGAGGAGTTTCAATGTGATATACATGTTATTGAAGAGATTGGACAATTTCAGTACATTGATGAAAAACG GTTCAACTGGGGTTTGAGTGTTAGAAAATTATCAGAAAGAATATTAAAGCTCTTAAAAACAAGGATTTTTTCACAGAAGAAAGAGCAACA cccatcAAACCTATCTCAGtaa